The Streptomyces sp. NBC_00569 genomic sequence CCGCGGCCGCCCCGGCGAGCACCACCAGCGGGCGCACCAGGGTCAGCGGCCCGAGGCCGACGACCACGGCGAGGGTGCCGGCCCGGAACGGGCCCCACAGGTAGCACCCGAGGCTCAGCGCGACGATCACCGCGTACGGCGCGTAGCACAGGAGCATCCGGTGGGCGGCGGCGTCGAGTTCGGCGTAGCGCGCGCCGCGGTCCGCCGCCGTGACGAGCTGCGTCACGGCGAGGGCCGCGCTCAGCAGCAGCGCAGGGGCGCCGACCGCGAGACCGCGGCGGGCCGCGAGCAGCGCTCGTTCCGACTTACGGATGCGGCCGTCCCGCCCGGTGTAGGCGCGGAACCCGGCGAACGCCGCGTCGACGAGCGCCAGGGCGGCGAGCAGGAAGGCGTTCACCGGGCGCCCTCCCCCGTCGAAGCCCCCTGGCGCGTCCCGCCCACGGTGTCCGCACGCCCGACCAGGCGGCCTGACGGTCCGGGTCCCAGCTCGGCCCGCAGTGGCGGCAGCAGGTCCGGGCGTACGCCGATGACGGGGCGCAGCGTGGTGCAGAACGGGTTGCTGCGGCCCCGCGGTTCGTACACGAGCGGGGTCAGGCCGTCGGCGTGTGCGGCGGCCGCGAGCAGTGTCTCGTCGTCGTGGGCGCGGCGGGCCGACATCACACCGTCGTGGCGGCCCAGCGGATCGCGCATACGCGCCCGGTGGAAGACCCAGGCGCCGATCGGGGCGAGACCGGTGGCGGCGATGTCGAAGTGGCAGAACGCGGCGGTGCCCGGCGTGGCCTGGGCGGCGAAGAAGGCGTCGAGGTCGTCGCCCCGGAAGTGATGCAGCACGCCCGTCGACACGTACACGGTGGCGGGCTCGTCGAGGGCGAACGCGTCACCCCGTACGAAACGGCAGGGCAGTCCCTCCGCGCGGGCGAGCCGCCCGGCCTCGGTGACCAGGGCCGCGTTGAAGTCCACGCCGACCAGGTCGGCATCGGGGCCGAGGGCATCCGACGCGGCCAGCCACCGCACGAGGTAGCCGAGGCCGCAGCCGACGTCGACCACCCGCAGCGGGCCGTCGGTCCGCCCGGCGGCGCGGATCACGGCGAGCAGCGGACGCAGGAGTTCGGCGATGCGGTCGCCGAGGCGCAGTTCCTCGCTGAGCCGCTGGAGTTCGGTGTGGACGGCGACGAGCCGGCGGTCCACGGCGAGCGGATCGAGGTTCCCGTCGTCGTCGCACGCAAGCCCGGCGGCGATACGGGCGCCACTTCGGTCACCCGCGGCGACGAGCCGCGCGACGACGTCGGCGCCCCGCACCGGCAGGCGTTCGCGCGTGCCGGGGTCGTGGTCCACGACCAGATCGGATATCTCGATGAGCTGCACAGGGAGAAGGTACGCGGCTGGGGAGGACGTCGGCGCCGCGCCCCGGGAGGCGGTACCGGCGGCCGGTGTCGTGATGCGCGCGTGTGGTCCCGCCGTTCGGCCGCCGCGATGGCAGGGTCGGTCCGTGGGGATGCGGTCGTGGTCCGGGGCGGCGGCCCCGGGAACGCGGCGGGATGCCGACCACACGCACTGCCGGGCTGTCTGGAAAGGAGATCCGCTGATGACTGACACGACCATGCTCGCCGCCGGAGTCGACGAGTTCGGGCCCGCCTCCGCTCTCACCGTGTCACGCCGTCCCGTTCCCGAGCCGGGGCCCGGGGAGATCAGCATCGACGTCACGTATGCGGGCGTCGGGTTCGTCGACACGCTGCTGCGCTCCGGGGCGTTCCCCCTGTGGACGCCGATGGTTCCCGGGATCGAGGTCACCGGCCGGGTGCGGGCCGTGGGCCGCGATGTCCAGGGGTTCACGGTCGGCCGGAGCGTCGCCGCGCTGCTCAACGACTTCGGGCGCGGGCAGCGCGCCGGCGGTTACGCGCAGGTCGCCGTCGCGCACCACACGATGGCCGCTCCGGTGCCGGACGGCGTCGACCTGCGCCGCGTCACCGCCGTCATCGTCAACGGCGTCACGGCGTGGGTGGCCCTGCACGATGTCGCCCGGCTCGACTCCCGGGACCGGGTCCTCGTC encodes the following:
- a CDS encoding class I SAM-dependent methyltransferase gives rise to the protein MQLIEISDLVVDHDPGTRERLPVRGADVVARLVAAGDRSGARIAAGLACDDDGNLDPLAVDRRLVAVHTELQRLSEELRLGDRIAELLRPLLAVIRAAGRTDGPLRVVDVGCGLGYLVRWLAASDALGPDADLVGVDFNAALVTEAGRLARAEGLPCRFVRGDAFALDEPATVYVSTGVLHHFRGDDLDAFFAAQATPGTAAFCHFDIAATGLAPIGAWVFHRARMRDPLGRHDGVMSARRAHDDETLLAAAAHADGLTPLVYEPRGRSNPFCTTLRPVIGVRPDLLPPLRAELGPGPSGRLVGRADTVGGTRQGASTGEGAR